GTGAGGAATACCATCCGGTCAGCAGTGATGAAACCCGCATCGACCGCAGAGAAACGGTCATGGACTTTCCAGGCCAGCCGGTAGTTACCACCGATAACGTCACGGTGAAAATCAACGGTGCGCTGTACTACCAGATCATCGATCCACGACGCGCGGTTTATGAAGTCGCCAACATGAGCCAGGCCGTGGAAGTTCTCGCCAAGACCACCCTGCGCTCCGTTGTCGGCAAGATGGAACTGGACAAGCTGTTTGAATCCCGCAGCGAAGTGAATAACGCCATCCAGGCCGAGATGGAAGAACCGGCGTCCAAGTGGGGTGTGAAGCTCACTCGGGTCGAGGTTCAGGACATCAGCATGCCGGAGGAAGTCGAGGAGGCCATGCGCCTGCAAATGGCCGCCGAGCGTAAGCGGCGGGCCACGGTAACAGAAGCCGAAGGGGAGAAATCCGCAGCCATCGCCATGGCTCAGGGCCAGCGTGAATCCGCTATCCTCAATGCCCAGGGCGATAAGGAATCGGCGATTCTGCGGGCTCAGGGCGAGCAGGAATCCATTCGACTGGTACTCAGTGCCATGGGCGACTCCGAAGACAACAAACAGACTGTTATCGGTTATCTGCTTGGCCAGAGCTACATCAAAGTCTTGCCGAACATGGCGAAAGACGGTGAGCGGGTCTTCGTGCCCTATGAGTCCTCTGCTCTTCTGGGTTCCATGGGCATGTTCCGGGAACTGGCCGGCAGCCCGGACGACGTTGTCCGCCAGTCACTGCGTCGGGATGGTTTGAGAGGCGGCCTGGTCGGTTCTGCTGCCGACGCCTGACACAGCGCAGCAACCTGCCGGGGCTATCGCCCCAGCAGGTTATCCAATGGCTGCTCATAGCTGGGCGCGAATACTTCCATGAAATACGCCACTTCCCGCAAGCCGTCCTCTTCCAGGCGCGCCCGGATCTGGTTCTCGGCCGGCTCAAATTCCTTGTTGCCGGCCCGTATCTCAGCCCGACATTTGAGCCATGCGGACAAACGGTCGGCCGCCTTGATCAGCTCCCGATCCTCCGCAGGTAGTCGGGATTCCCTCAGATACGGAGAAAAATCATCCCTGAGATCTTCTGGTAACAGTGCCAGCAGTTCTGCCTCCGCCTTGTGCTCAATATCGCCGAACGCCTCCCGCATAACCCGGGAGTGGTATTTCACAGGTGTAGGCATATCCCCGGTAATCACTTCCGTTGCATCGTGGTAGAGCGCCGCTGCCGCAATGCGGTCAGCATTGACCTGTCCGCCAAAATGCCGATTACGGATCAGCGCCAGCGCATGCGCAAGTGTCGCCACTTCCCATGAATGAGTCGCCACGTTTTCTTCGATGGCATTTCGCATCAGCCCCCAACGCTTGATCCAGCGAAGTCGGGAAACATAAGCAAAAAAATGGCTGACAGAGTGAGGCATAGGGAAAATTCCTATTTTGCATAACTTTATAAGCTTTGGCTTTCAGCCACCAGCACTACAATGGTAATCTGAATATGTATTCACTTGTTACACATTCTGGATCCAGCATGTCAGTCATGCAGAAAACAACAAGAACACTCGCTCTGCTCGCCATCGTGCTTTTTACCACATGGATGCCCTCTGCCTATCCGGAAACGAAAGTCAGGATCGGCATCTACCATTTTCCGCCAGTCGCGGGTGTGGGCCCCGATAACCAACCGACCGGCTTGCTGGGTGACCTTCTCAGGGAACTCCGGAAAGTTCACAACGATGTGTCCTTCCAGGTTTTTTACACATCGCCCAAACGCCGTTACCTTGATTACGAGGCCGGCCTGTACGACGTTATTTTCTTTCAAAGTGCCAACTGGGGCTGGTCAGGCCGGGACGTAACCATCAGTCGTCCGATTCTGACGGACGAAGAACTCTATGTCGCCCTGAAAAAACCGGGCCGGAACCTTTCCTTCTTCGATGACATTGCCAGTCACGCCATCGTGGCTATGTCCGGCTACCACTACGGTTTCGCGGATCTGGAGGTCGATAGCCAGAAGCTTCAGCAGAAATTTAATGTCGAGTTCTCTGACAGTCACAACCGTAATCTGCAACTGATCATGGCGGATCGTCCCTCTGTGGCGGAAGTTGCCGTCATCAGCCACTCCTACCTTCAGATGCATCTGTCAAAACACCCCGATGACCGGTCAAAGTTGCTGATCTCCGACAAGCCTGATCAGCAGTACGAACTCAGGATCATCGCCCGTAAGAACGGCCCGGTAAGCGCCACGGACATGATGGAGCTTCTGGCGCCCCTGATACACAACGGCTCCTACCAAAAGATGGTGGAGGACTGGGGCCTGCATCTCCCACCCGAATTTCTCAATGGTTTCCAGTCCCTCTAACGTACGTCGAGGGTCAGCCTGACCGTCACCTCGCCGCTCTCGTTAACATCAGCACTTCGAGAAGGATCCGACAAGAACAACTGATTTGCGGGCACCTCATGGGTGTCCTGCAAGACCTTCCGGATGGCCATGCCCCGGGCACTGGCCAGGTTATTCAGAGCCTCGGGTGCCAGGTCACGCTCACCCGCAAGGTAGTCCTCCCGCGCAGCCGCCCACGCCTCATCAGAAAGGGTCTTCGCTCCACCGCTGGTCAGCTCATCGCGCAATAGCGCCAGACCGTCGGCCTCTGGTGCAATACCGCCTCGAATATTAAGCAGCAGATTCGGGCGCTCCAGCAGAGCGTCCGCCAGAGCCGCAAGTTTGGCGGGCTCACCTTCCGCCAATGCAATGCTGCCAGGCTGAAAGCTGACTTTCCCCAGTTCATCGCCGCTCAATCCGGCCAGCTCCGCAATGGAGCCAAGCATACTGAATGGTGATGCCGCCGCCTTGGCGAGAAGGTTTACAAAGGCGCGCATAACCACTTTTCCGATGCTGAAGTCCGGATCCGAAAGATCGCCACTGATAGGCAGGTCCACTTCAATCATACCGTCCCGATCCCGGAGCAGTGCCAGCCCGAGCTTTACCGGTGCGTTCACCGCTTCCTCACTGGCAATTGGCTGCCCCAGTTCCAGGCGATCCATGACCACCAGATTACTGGCATCAATACGGGTACCGGCGATCTTATAGTCCAGTTTCAGGTTCAGCTTGCCACTATCGACACCATAGCCCACGTAGCGTCCGAAGTAGGGCGATAGCACAGGGAGCGAAAGATCGTTCATTGTCAGTTTCAGGTCACTTACGTCCTCAGTCCCCAGTGTCCCGATGGTGCCCTGAAAATCCACAGTGGCAACCTGGCCCACACGACCACTGATCGACACCTTGCCCTGCTGCGGCGGAATATTACTCAGCCCGGTGACGGAGCCGGTCAGCGCGTCAAATGATGTGGTAACGGCCGGATTGAGGGTGCGGTCGGTATAGGCTACCGAGCCATCCTCAAGCATCAACTGGCCGATCCGGAAGATAAAGTCAGCTTCTCCATCGCCACTATTATCGGAGGGAGCGGCAGAGGTCGTGCCAGTGCCCGATGGCTGGCCGGTTCTGGCAACTCTTTGCAGGTTATGGATGTTGTCTGAGTCACGCACTAC
This Marinobacter salinus DNA region includes the following protein-coding sequences:
- a CDS encoding SPFH domain-containing protein; this translates as MESFISPGLVLSLVFVVIGIFIIAKGLVIVRQSEVMVIERLGSFNRVLESGVNIIIPFIERPRPITMIRYVRMGEEYHPVSSDETRIDRRETVMDFPGQPVVTTDNVTVKINGALYYQIIDPRRAVYEVANMSQAVEVLAKTTLRSVVGKMELDKLFESRSEVNNAIQAEMEEPASKWGVKLTRVEVQDISMPEEVEEAMRLQMAAERKRRATVTEAEGEKSAAIAMAQGQRESAILNAQGDKESAILRAQGEQESIRLVLSAMGDSEDNKQTVIGYLLGQSYIKVLPNMAKDGERVFVPYESSALLGSMGMFRELAGSPDDVVRQSLRRDGLRGGLVGSAADA
- the yfbR gene encoding 5'-deoxynucleotidase encodes the protein MPHSVSHFFAYVSRLRWIKRWGLMRNAIEENVATHSWEVATLAHALALIRNRHFGGQVNADRIAAAALYHDATEVITGDMPTPVKYHSRVMREAFGDIEHKAEAELLALLPEDLRDDFSPYLRESRLPAEDRELIKAADRLSAWLKCRAEIRAGNKEFEPAENQIRARLEEDGLREVAYFMEVFAPSYEQPLDNLLGR
- a CDS encoding substrate-binding periplasmic protein, which encodes MSVMQKTTRTLALLAIVLFTTWMPSAYPETKVRIGIYHFPPVAGVGPDNQPTGLLGDLLRELRKVHNDVSFQVFYTSPKRRYLDYEAGLYDVIFFQSANWGWSGRDVTISRPILTDEELYVALKKPGRNLSFFDDIASHAIVAMSGYHYGFADLEVDSQKLQQKFNVEFSDSHNRNLQLIMADRPSVAEVAVISHSYLQMHLSKHPDDRSKLLISDKPDQQYELRIIARKNGPVSATDMMELLAPLIHNGSYQKMVEDWGLHLPPEFLNGFQSL
- a CDS encoding DUF748 domain-containing protein, with protein sequence MFYLTTRNGTLSLDDLAVAIDEQSEEPRLTSSNIAVDQMGFDLNAMQISVGQVSLENLDAALARDESGIIDWLAPLGATDGDSQAPVTEAASETAGASQPVRWSVEGISVSNSRVHWQDRQPDTAVDLTLEQLSLSSGRMSDRLEEPVTYQAKATLASGGRLSLSGQVTPQPFTLEAAISGSDVALAAFEPYMQEGANLAVGGGRLTVDGNLDLDGQQTPLTGTFSGTAEVTGFSLRLPGRDDQMVSWTSLRLAPIEYNVNPARLEIGTVTLSQPVINVVRDSDNIHNLQRVARTGQPSGTGTTSAAPSDNSGDGEADFIFRIGQLMLEDGSVAYTDRTLNPAVTTSFDALTGSVTGLSNIPPQQGKVSISGRVGQVATVDFQGTIGTLGTEDVSDLKLTMNDLSLPVLSPYFGRYVGYGVDSGKLNLKLDYKIAGTRIDASNLVVMDRLELGQPIASEEAVNAPVKLGLALLRDRDGMIEVDLPISGDLSDPDFSIGKVVMRAFVNLLAKAAASPFSMLGSIAELAGLSGDELGKVSFQPGSIALAEGEPAKLAALADALLERPNLLLNIRGGIAPEADGLALLRDELTSGGAKTLSDEAWAAAREDYLAGERDLAPEALNNLASARGMAIRKVLQDTHEVPANQLFLSDPSRSADVNESGEVTVRLTLDVR